A region from the Cervus elaphus chromosome 10, mCerEla1.1, whole genome shotgun sequence genome encodes:
- the KNOP1 gene encoding lysine-rich nucleolar protein 1 isoform X1, translating to MHDSLETVPSKRWELRPTAPGAAMAAVMAAVSTATTGPKRPRPGRNRILQGRTAESRLTSGSRRRGPSRGGGEHWPLGMITKAHKGEVGLGLPEKKKKKKKKVVKEPETQYSVLNSDNYFAEVCPRVTPPLKDVIQEQAPKMPLVKKKKKKKGHSTVCEEHLEPEITLRGGQTERSRSPRTQAPGLSESLSAERKKRKSMSPSSRVKTSPDPRLDEEVTRAGKKLKKHKKEKKAKEATAFSGGDPWFCEAGNALYTHPVGKDGVQEQAASGQKRKQGSPREHSVKMKKKKKKKIHWEGDPALAHPECSWSLESSPAKGSKKKPVRVEAPEYIPIGDGPRASVKKKVKSKKRVEQADTEESALKRKKKKRQESKVAEEPWEEDPDTDLEVVLEKKGNMDEAHIDQVRRKALQEEIDRESGKTEASDTKTWTGTQFGQWDTAGFENEEQKLKFLKLMGGFKNLPPSFSRPSTTEARPNMALSKKAADTLQRNLQQDYDRALSWKYNRGAGLGFSTAPAKVFYIDRNASKSIKFED from the exons ATGCACGACTCGTTGGAGACTGTCCCTTCCAAGCGCTGGGAGCTGCGGCCCACAGCTCCGGGCGCCGCCATGGCAGCGGTCATGGCCGCCGTTTCCACGGCAACCACGGGTCCCAAAAGGCCGCGACCCGGAAGAAACCGTATCTTGCAGGGACGGACCGCCGAGTCGAGATTGACTTCCGGATCACGGCGGCGCGGGCCCTCACGTGGAGGCGGGGAACATTGGCCTTTGG gAATGATCACTAAGGCTCACAAAGGAGAGGTGGGCCTTGGGCtcccagagaaaaagaagaagaagaaaaagaaagtggttAAAGAACCAGAGACTCAATACTCGGTTTTAAACAGTGACAATTATTTCGCAGAGGTTTGTCCAAGAGTCACACCACCCTTGAAGGATGTGATCCAAGAGCAGGCACCCAAAATGCCTCttgtgaagaaaaagaagaaaaagaagggtcACAGCACCGTCTGTGAGGAGCACCTTGAACCTGAGATCACATTACGTGGTGGACAGACTGAGCGGTCACGCAGCCCCAGGACGCAGGCACCTGGTCTGTCTGAGTCCCTCAGTgcggagaggaagaagaggaagtccATGTCCCCCAGCTCAAGGGTGAAGACCTCTCCAGACCCCAGACTGGACGAGGAAGTGACCAGAGCTGGCAAGAAGCTCAAAAAAcacaagaaggagaaaaaggccAAGGAAGCTACAGCCTTCTCAGGCGGGGATCCTTGGTTCTGCGAGGCCGGGAATGCATTGTATACTCACCCAGTTGGGAAGGATGGCGTCCAGGAGCAGGCAGCCTCGGGACAGAAGCGGAAGCAAGGGAGTCCCAGGGAACACAGCGtgaagatgaagaagaagaagaagaagaaaatccaCTGGGAGGGAGATCCTGCGCTGGCGCACCCTGAGTGCTCCTGgtccctggagagcagccctgCGAAAGGAAGTAAAAAGAAGCCAGTCAGAGTTGAAGCTCCAGAATACATCCCCATAGGAGATGGCCCCAGGGCCTCtgtgaagaagaaagtgaagtctaaGAAAAGGGTGGAGCAGGCAGACACCGAGGAGTCAgctctgaagaggaagaagaagaagaggcagGAGAGCAAAGTAGCAGAGGAGCCTTGGGAAGAG GATCCCGACACGGACTTGgaggtggtgctggaaaagaAGGGCAACATGGACGAGGCGCACATAGACCAG GTGAGGCGGAAAGCCTTGCAAGAAGAGATTGATCGTGAGTCGGGTAAGACGGAAGCTTCTGACACCAAGACCTGGACA GGAACCCAGTTTGGCCAATGGGATACTGCTGGTTTTGAAAACGAGGAGCAGAAACTGAAATTTCTCAAACTCATGGGTGGCTTTAAAAATCTGCCCCCTTCCTTCAGTCGCCCATCCACCACGGAGGCCAGGCCCAACATGGCTCTCAGCAAGAAGGCGGCCGACACCCTGCAGCGGAACCTGCAGCAGGACTACGACCGGGCCCTGAGCTGGAAGTACAACCGGGGCGCCGGGCTCGGCTTCTCCACGGCCCCGGCCAAAGTCTTTTATATTGACAGGAACGCATCCAAGTCAATCAAGTTTGAAGATTAA
- the KNOP1 gene encoding lysine-rich nucleolar protein 1 isoform X2: MITKAHKGEVGLGLPEKKKKKKKKVVKEPETQYSVLNSDNYFAEVCPRVTPPLKDVIQEQAPKMPLVKKKKKKKGHSTVCEEHLEPEITLRGGQTERSRSPRTQAPGLSESLSAERKKRKSMSPSSRVKTSPDPRLDEEVTRAGKKLKKHKKEKKAKEATAFSGGDPWFCEAGNALYTHPVGKDGVQEQAASGQKRKQGSPREHSVKMKKKKKKKIHWEGDPALAHPECSWSLESSPAKGSKKKPVRVEAPEYIPIGDGPRASVKKKVKSKKRVEQADTEESALKRKKKKRQESKVAEEPWEEDPDTDLEVVLEKKGNMDEAHIDQVRRKALQEEIDRESGKTEASDTKTWTGTQFGQWDTAGFENEEQKLKFLKLMGGFKNLPPSFSRPSTTEARPNMALSKKAADTLQRNLQQDYDRALSWKYNRGAGLGFSTAPAKVFYIDRNASKSIKFED, from the exons ATGATCACTAAGGCTCACAAAGGAGAGGTGGGCCTTGGGCtcccagagaaaaagaagaagaagaaaaagaaagtggttAAAGAACCAGAGACTCAATACTCGGTTTTAAACAGTGACAATTATTTCGCAGAGGTTTGTCCAAGAGTCACACCACCCTTGAAGGATGTGATCCAAGAGCAGGCACCCAAAATGCCTCttgtgaagaaaaagaagaaaaagaagggtcACAGCACCGTCTGTGAGGAGCACCTTGAACCTGAGATCACATTACGTGGTGGACAGACTGAGCGGTCACGCAGCCCCAGGACGCAGGCACCTGGTCTGTCTGAGTCCCTCAGTgcggagaggaagaagaggaagtccATGTCCCCCAGCTCAAGGGTGAAGACCTCTCCAGACCCCAGACTGGACGAGGAAGTGACCAGAGCTGGCAAGAAGCTCAAAAAAcacaagaaggagaaaaaggccAAGGAAGCTACAGCCTTCTCAGGCGGGGATCCTTGGTTCTGCGAGGCCGGGAATGCATTGTATACTCACCCAGTTGGGAAGGATGGCGTCCAGGAGCAGGCAGCCTCGGGACAGAAGCGGAAGCAAGGGAGTCCCAGGGAACACAGCGtgaagatgaagaagaagaagaagaagaaaatccaCTGGGAGGGAGATCCTGCGCTGGCGCACCCTGAGTGCTCCTGgtccctggagagcagccctgCGAAAGGAAGTAAAAAGAAGCCAGTCAGAGTTGAAGCTCCAGAATACATCCCCATAGGAGATGGCCCCAGGGCCTCtgtgaagaagaaagtgaagtctaaGAAAAGGGTGGAGCAGGCAGACACCGAGGAGTCAgctctgaagaggaagaagaagaagaggcagGAGAGCAAAGTAGCAGAGGAGCCTTGGGAAGAG GATCCCGACACGGACTTGgaggtggtgctggaaaagaAGGGCAACATGGACGAGGCGCACATAGACCAG GTGAGGCGGAAAGCCTTGCAAGAAGAGATTGATCGTGAGTCGGGTAAGACGGAAGCTTCTGACACCAAGACCTGGACA GGAACCCAGTTTGGCCAATGGGATACTGCTGGTTTTGAAAACGAGGAGCAGAAACTGAAATTTCTCAAACTCATGGGTGGCTTTAAAAATCTGCCCCCTTCCTTCAGTCGCCCATCCACCACGGAGGCCAGGCCCAACATGGCTCTCAGCAAGAAGGCGGCCGACACCCTGCAGCGGAACCTGCAGCAGGACTACGACCGGGCCCTGAGCTGGAAGTACAACCGGGGCGCCGGGCTCGGCTTCTCCACGGCCCCGGCCAAAGTCTTTTATATTGACAGGAACGCATCCAAGTCAATCAAGTTTGAAGATTAA